tcacagcaagcaggcaggcgccattttgtgaacactgttattacaGCAAGTTTTGTATctccccaaaatcttgtgtatgcacctgAATGGGTGACCTAATGCCTATACACAGGCTACGCAACTATAGTTTGTTGGAGGGGGAATGAGTAGTACAGGAACATCTATAAAATGCTGAATGGAACGtggaagtaattgtctgcccccgATAGAGGTGTggtaggcaatatatgattgacagttcggatttttaaatatctttatacaGTTATGGATAttctaatagaaaaataaaaaagaatttgggtctcatgtttcatttgcaaaggacttttattgcacAGCTTTTTGTGGGTGGATGTCAGGTCTCCTTAAAAAGAAGAAATTTTTAGAACTATGTCCGTTTCCACCATTCATTCCAGGGCAGGAAATATTCCCCATATGTTCAGCACCGCTTACAGACCCAAGAGAATGACATGCAGACAGCGCTGGGGCAAGCAGCCAGACATGATGTACTTCTGCCAGAGGAGGAAGGGTAAGAGTGATGCACAAAATGCTTTTGTGGGAGATCTTAGACCGCTCCAATGCAAAGTTTTATAGGAGACTgaacaccttaaaggggttgcccagattcccctagcaaccatgcatttattctactatgagactggaatatgaattggagttggcccaaatagaaaaatgagtaataaaaagtagcaataacaatacatttgaagtcttacagagcattcgttatTTTTAGGTGCGGTCAGTGACCAAATTTGAATGCCAGAAagtgtcaaaagaagaaggcacataattaaaaaaactatggaaaataatgaagaccaattgaaaagttgcttagaattggctgttctgtaccatactaaaagttagcttaaaggtgaaccacccttcaaaatgaatatggctagaatactgtattttatatgctgatTTTTCCAGTTCAGGGTCCTGCTAAAGTAGTGATGCAGGCATTCAGTTATTCAGTGCAGCTCTTCGTCTTCTGACTTTGTTGGGCCTTCTTttcagtgtcagtgacactgctcattatatttatattgtatattattttttttatattttatattggctgctgttgagaagctgtgTTTAAATATCATCAATTCACTAACAGAAAATAAGGtcacatctgtcatagaagctgatgctacagagctgattatgcATTCTGATGCTGATCGCACTGTTTTGTGTGCTGAAATGTAATTTGAACTTGAATTCATTTCTAATCAATGTGGcgtagtatattttatatattctgttGTGAGTTAGTCCTATGTTCAGGTAATACAGGCCAAATCATGTGCTATTTAGCAGAAAATATCCCCCATGATTGGGGACATATTCAGCTTAATATATCTTTACAACTAAAGGGATGTGATGACCTTGGGATGGCACAGAAGCCTAAAAAATATCATATGAAACCTATTTCTGTCTtgagctttggttctcctttaagtttttaattaaatgaaattcTAGTGATGTACTTTGCTGTACAGTATTTCCTTACAGAATCTGGTTCCAACAGTCTATTCTGATGTTCATTATTATTCTCTTTGCTTAGGTCCtcttacttttttactttttacttactGTAAACAGGAATGTATGCAAATAACAAGCCTTCTGATTCTGatattaaattctgaaaaatgtttgtaaaagtAGCCCCTAGGTTTCTTATTTGCATTTTCTTGCCAGTGAGATTGTACATGTGTTTATATATTCTACAACTCTTGCAGCAGTTATGGGGTCAAATGAGCAAAGTTGATATACCTTGATTGCAGCAAACACCGCCATGTGttgtatgtttaataaattaaaatggatGCTCAATGCTATTAACTCCAtaaagcaggcccagatttgtaggaaggccacaaaggcttggGCCTAGGGAAGCATGCCCCCTAACTACATCTAAATTTGTCCGAAGCATTGGGGACGTGCAGGAAATTTGATTTGTAATTGTAATCTCCCATCTGCCAATCCCCAGAGCTCTAATGAATGAGGAACATTTGCTCAAGCACACGAGTGAAGGGGAGGTGGTGGGTGCAACAAGCAGTGACAGGGACCTAGGGGTGCCTACTAGGTAAATCCGCCATAAAGTTAATGAACGTTTCTGTTCTTCCCTCAGATTTCTAGAAGGGGATGAGGGCCAGGACACATGTACTATAACTCAAGAAGACATTGCTGAAATAGTGGACATCACCAGTGGATCAAAGGTCAGAGACTCTCAGTTATTGCACTACTTGAATATGTATTCCATCTTCTATCTTTATTCAGATCAAACCCTTTGCTTCCACTTTCATAGGTTACTCAtgccatttgtttttgttttttaacctctTGCAGCATTTCAACCTGAACCTCAATCAATTTGGCCCATACAGAATTAACTACACTCGCAATGGCAGGTATATATACCCGTGTAAAACAGCTCGAATGTTCATGCTCTTTATCTGTTATTCATTATCGCAATGTAATTCCTGctctttttttagttcttttcCATTTGCACAATCTCTCCCCATCATGTTGTATCTCAGGCTTCCTAGATGGTTCTACTTATCTCAGTTGCTCACTCACAGCCTTGTGGCAcctattttttttagaaaccttCTGCTGGCGGGGCAGCGTGGTCATGTTGCATCCCTGGAATGGCAATCAAAGAAGCTCGCCTGTGAGATGAATGTGATGGAAACAGTTAATGATGTGAAGTAAGTAAGTCtttagaaaaaaagtaatttattatgcaaatatttcaaatatatatatatatatatatatatagtgtaaaatatgttttacatgtAAAAAAGTAGCACTACTCTTTTAAAAGGTGGGGGGAGTGGCAGACACCATGGACAATAAAGGTCCAACATCTGGAATATGGACACCAATaggttaaaattattttatttcatcctGGGCTTATGTGCCTCTCTAATTCTATTCATCTTGAGCttcaatttagggggttatttatcaaaagtctaattttagaggtttttttataccttgaatgcactcaaaactcaaatggttgcttatttaagaaaaaacttgaatggaaaaaactcaaatcattgagtttggggttaacaacccaaaaactcgcaTTGATTGCGTTTTCGGCGTCAGCATAGACAGATTAGATTAGCATAGACAGCACAGACAGATTTAGCATCTAATTgcttgaattaattgagtttttaggcaaaaccctcagaataaaactcaaacatcatgaaggctattaacattttgaaatggttcaatggatgtctgccattgacttctacatgacctcgacaggcttTAGACCGTGTATTTTCAGATTAGAGCCATTTCCAGGGTTAAGGAATAATCACTGTTTCTCTAGTTTTGttctcaatttttatttttttaagccgAAAATGGATTTTGACCAAAATATTACCTTGATAactcaaattttcgtggaaaacacaacacaatccttaataaatctgccaattAGTGtcctgaaaggggtggttcagctttacgttaacttttggtatgttatagtatagctaagcaacttttaaattggtcttcattatttattttctatagcttttgaattatttgcctttttcttctgactctctccagcttttaaatgggggtcacagacctcatctaaaaacaaattgtaaggctacaaatttattgttatcactatttattttattactcatctttctattcaggcctctcctattcatattccagtctcttattcaaatcagtgcatggttgctagggtaatttgaaccctagcaacaagatttctgacattgcaaactggagctgctgaataaaaagataataactcaaaaaccacaaataataataaatgaaaaccaattacaaattatctcacaATATAACTCTCAACACCatcaactaaaagttaactcaaaggtggacaacccctttaaaggggttgttcacttcccaaaactttttttctgttcaattcagttactggttttccaaaattaaagtttaaagttccctgtctctggtgtttgactctggcagctcagtaattcaggtgcagactctgaactgttacaatttgctacattagatgatacatttctcagcagcatctctggagtattagcaactattgtatcaattccaacagctgcctgtaatgaaacccagagattctgcttaactaaatgtatcaatttagagcagttacagagtcagtgaccccccccagaAAGGTatataaaaggtgaaaaatgaaactttaaacttcaatattacaaaaatggtcacacatagaaaatagaaaataattggaaaaagtctttatttctggtgaacaatctgaaaccaactgagctgaaaaagtgttgaaaggtgaacaacccctttatagcaCACACTGcttttttgggagattagtcgcccagcgacaaaacgcttcttcttcgggtgtCTCGtccgaagaagtgatttgtcgctggccgactaatctcccaaaatagcagtgtgtgccatTACCATTAAGAGGAGCATGGATTTATTAGTACATTGTTTCACCCTGCAGCTGTGCCTGAATTGTGCATCGCAAATCATATGCTGGTTACAGGTAACATTTTCATAATGGGGACTTTGTCACTTCTGCTGTactgtgataaaatagtattacTGTGAAATTTTTTTGAGTCAATTCTGTTGCTCCAGGCTTCCCCACAGTCAGAAGGCAAATTAATGCACAATATACTACAAGAGTCAAGTTGGACAAAATAAGGAAACCTATGacggtctatatatatatatatatatatatatatatatatatatatatatattatacacatatatataaagatattacagttagagttgtagtatttctggtcaggtgatctctgagacagcacagagaccatcacgaactggtggctcaaggcaagatatgtaaaaaggcaatatatacttaaatatatattccagtttggttagattctgtaaaatgatatgaactatctgttgcttaagtgttcattttgggggtatagtttccctttagtgCATCTTTATAAAAGGCATCGGTTACAATTGACATTATCGTTTTGACAGTATGATCCTGTAGCCTGCTCTgcgctgtatttttttttttttactctttgaaACCGAGGACATGAAAAATAAACAGTTCTGCCATCATAATGATGAGAAGGTGTTTAATGATATACACTATTGCAGTGTCGATCTTAGTGCTTCATGTATAACTGCTGTGTGTAGCAAGTTGGTGACACCATTTTTTCTTTCCCTGGAGGTGGTTGCACACATATACCATGTATGCAATGGCTCAGCGGCGTTGGCTTTATATTTACGACTCACAGGGTGTTGAGCTTCACTGCATAAAAAAGTTTAATGATGTTTTGCGTATGGAATTTCTGCCATATCACTTCCTGCTAGCAACATGTGTGAGTATAAGCTAAGCACCCCATGTATTTCTTCTACCTTCTTCTCTTTTTCCTTATATAATAATCTCGGTGCCTTATTCTCCCATATTTTTTCTGTCTATTtgtattctctctcttttttcctaCTGATTCTTTGTCTCTGCTATTATATTGCAAATTTCTGCAACAGTAATAAAAttacttaattaaataaaaaagagcTCAAGCCCAACCTTGGTCTGCATGTATCCAGCATCTACTGATAATTTGTTTGACCCAAGCTTAATTGGAACCACCTGGAGTACCAGAGCCTTCTTTAGTTCATTTGGGTAATGAGTATTTTTTCTGCTGGGAATGTTTTTGATGCTTTTTACATGATGATATTGCCTCCCctttttccatttgctttactttcactttcttccTTTCTCATATCTCACACGTTCTCtcttctatcttctatctatttgCAGAGTTCCACTGGATTTCTCCAATACTTAGATGTCTCTGTTGGGAAAGAAATAACAGCTACATGTGTTAAATCGGGAAGACTAAATGTAATGTGCCAGAATCCTAGCAATGCAATTATACACCTGGGACATCACAATGGTAAGTGGGACATGGGGTTACAAAATACTGCTCAATACTGCATTGATAAGCAGATGCACCCCAAAACATTCCATTTTACACCACACCCACTAGAAAACAGATTAGTGAATGCCCACACTGTGGTTAATAGTGTAACGTCCTATAGCTGTAGCCAGTTAAAAGGTACTGTATACTCTTTGTGAGTTACATGCTCTCTCAGTGTGCCTTAGGCTGAAGGTATCGCAGTTAAGACCTATTCATCTAGCTTATACATAAAGTAAAAGGCACCTGACATAGAgaagaaatgataaaatataaaactgcaggCTGAGCAAGAAACATCAtcacagaaaaggaaataattatgcTGTATTATAAATAGTCAGATTTCATCAACACAAGGGAAAATTAGAGATAAAGGAATTTAACTTCAGTTTCCAGGATGGCAGTTGGTGGTTGAAGTTTACTCCTAGGACTATTCATGCATCAcatcctgttttttttcttagaaatctgtaattacgttttttttcattttatgcttAACAGGGACAGTGTCTCTCTGGAGTCCATCCATGAAAGAGCCACTTGTGAAAATGCTGTGCCACCGTGGGGCAGTGAGAGCCCTGAGTGTTGATAAAACAGGAATGTAAGTCTCAGTCCATGTCTTCTTGTGTTAAATCACTCATCTGTTAGCCCTTAGATTCAGTTCAATTGTCTTGTGACTTTTATGTCCACTGAATATCCCTTAATGTGCTTAAAACGTTCTTTTTGTTGCCTTTCCCACACCCCGTGTCTTTTACTTTCACAGGTACATGGCCTCTTCTGGTCTGGACAGGAAGCTGACCATTTTTGACCTCCGTACTTACCGTCCACTCACTTCCTGTATTCTCCCACTTGGTGCAGGATCCCTGTGTCATAGCCAGAAGGGGCTGTTAGCAGCAGGAACAGGGGACATTGTGCAGGTAAAGATATTTTAGTAACTGCAGTAGCCCCTGAACATTTGGCTGTCTAAACAGTTGGTGTGCCGTAAGTGCAAGTTTCTTTGTCCTAGCTATACGTTAGGGGACTAAAGGTTTGGGATAGATAGGGATGTTTTGCCCCCTGAAATGTTGAATCTGTGGACAATAATCACACTGTGGGCAATAAATTGGCATAATGCTGGATAGTCCAAGTGAGTGAGTCCCTACTTTGCAGTAATCTTTGGATAGACATCAACAgcaatgtaaaaatgttaatttgataAACAAAACATTGTGAAAGTATCAAAGATGATATCAAGCTGAGCCATTAAATTCATTTTCTTCAGCAGGCATTGAGAACCTCTTAAGTTTCTAAGCTAAAGGCCTCAGCTATATTCTtgtatgcatatataaatatttaacacaTAACTGATTCTTTGCATTCAGGTTTATAAAGACACGCACCTCACTCCTCCTCGCTCCCCCTATATGTGTCTACAAGTTAAAGCCCCTATTCATGGCCTTCAGTTCTGCCCCTTTGAAGATGTTTTGGGTATTGGGCATGGAGGAGGCTTTACAAGTATGATTGTACCAGGTCAGTGTTTGAAATTCTGACACTTTTCTTCCTCTGTATCTGTTTCACTGTTCCTTTTACTTTTCTCTCCATCTCTGACTTGGCCTTTACATACACTTATATGCTGTCCACATTTGCTTTGCATACAACTGCTTCCTTACTTGCTAGTATTTTTGTAACTGTTTTCCCTGTTACCAATTTGTTTCCTGCTGGTTGATAACATTagtttttacatattttctttcttttttctaggtGCCGGAGAAGCAAATTTTGATGCTATGGAGTGCAATCCTTATGAGACCAAAAAGCAGAGACAAGAATGGGAAGTCAAAGCTCTGCTGGAGAAGGTGAGAGGGTTTGGGTGGGATTGTAAAGCTCTGTCTGAAATGATCTAGCAATAGCTGAGAATGCTGGAAAGTAAAAATGTTAGGTTAACAAGATAATAGAATTTTAGGCCAAATACTGCTTTGCAGATGCTTCCCAAGCACAGCAAGAAAATAACATTGTTCCACAATTTCTGCCTTTCAGATCCAACCAGAACTCATCACTTTGGATCCAACTCAGCTGGGAGAGGTTGATGCCATCACCATGGAACAGAAGCACAAAGAGAAAGTGGAGAGACTGGTGAGAATTTCTTTTGGACACTTTCATATGCtccatgtttttgtattttgtcagCATGCTTTTTTTACAGTGCTTTCAAAATACTTGCTTTAGGTTTAGGTTATATgctaatctgtttttttccctactTCTGTTTTAGGGATTTGACCCTCATGAAAAAACACCCTTTGTCCCCCGCCACAAGTTAAAGGGTCGGAGTTCTTCAGGGAATTTGCTCAAACGCAAAAAGAAGGTGGCACATGAAGAACAAAGGGTTGGTTCCAACAGAGAAATAAGTGATCTGGGCAGAAATGGGTGATAAAACCCACTGTTACACTGTAACTCTCATAGGGTCACACTTAACAATTACTGCACCACATTTTTATCTAAGCACCTACAGGCTGATAATGACTTGTTTTAACACAGATAGTTATCATGGCAAACCCATGTCGTCATGGGCTG
The sequence above is a segment of the Xenopus laevis strain J_2021 chromosome 8L, Xenopus_laevis_v10.1, whole genome shotgun sequence genome. Coding sequences within it:
- the wdr46.L gene encoding WD repeat domain 46 L homeolog (The RefSeq protein has 3 substitutions compared to this genomic sequence), with product MATVKTAKKKVKRYYEEQDEDQTPVGNADGTDTQTESLKNVPHLPTEQKQGQKREKRDQKKPKSKFISGAKDPFPGSVSVPQNHLLKYERARKSKLGRKYSPYVQHRLQTQENDMQTALGQAARHDVLLPEEEGFLEGDEGQDTCTITQEDIAEIVDITSGSKHFNLNLNQFGPYRINYTRNGRNLLLAGQRGHVASLEWQSKKLACEMNVMETVNDVKWLHTYTMYAMAQRRWLYIYDSQGVELHCIKKFNDVLRMEFLPYHFLLATCSSTGFLQYLDVSVGKEITATCVKSGRLNVMCQNPSNAIIHLGHHNGTVSLWSPSMKEPLVKMLCHRGAVRALSVDKTGMYMASSGLDRKLTIFDLRTYRPLTSCILPLGAGSLCHSQKGLLAAGTGDIVQVYKDTHLTPPRSPYMCLQVKAPIHGLQFCPFEDVLGIGHGGGFTSMIVPGAGEANFDAMECNPYETKKQRQEWEVKALLEKIQPELITLDPTQLGEVDAITMEQKHKEKVERLGFDPHEKTPFVPRHKLKGRSSSGNLLKRKKKVAHEEQREHVRKSMEVREKQKKEKISEGIIPRAEKSALDRFKK